The following proteins are encoded in a genomic region of Coffea eugenioides isolate CCC68of chromosome 6, Ceug_1.0, whole genome shotgun sequence:
- the LOC113773339 gene encoding hexokinase-2-like → MGKVAVTAAVVCAAAACAVAALVVRNRMKSLGKWAKVMAILKEFEEQCGTPTAKLRQVADAMTVEMHAGLASEGGSKLKMLISYVDNLPTGDEEGLFYALDLGGTNFRVLRVQLGGHEKRVVKREFQEVSIPPHLMVGSTEALFDYIAGALARFVATEGEDLCLPPGRQRELGFTFSFPVRQLSIASGTLIKWTKGFSIEDTVGQDVVGELSKAMERIGLDMRVAALVNDAVGTLAGGRYNNPDVMAAVILGTGTNAAYVERAHAIPKWHGLLPKSGEMVINMEWGNFRSSHLPLSEYDQGLDAESLNPGEQIFEKIISGMYLGEIVRRVLCRMAEEAALFGDAVPPKLNIPFILRTPEMSAIHHDTSCDLKVVGAKLKDILEIPNSSLKVRKVMVEICDIVVSRGARLSAAGILGILKKLGRDIIKDGEKQKSVVALDGGLFEHYAKFRNCMDSTLQELLGDAYENVSIIHSNDGSGIGAALLAASHSQYLEVEES, encoded by the exons ATGGGGAAGGTGGCGGTGACGGCGGCAGTGGTATGTGCGGCAGCCGCTTGCGCGGTGGCAGCGCTGGTAGTTAGGAATCGCATGAAGAGTTTGGGGAAGTGGGCTAAGGTTATGGCCATACTTAAGGAGTTCGAGGAACAGTGTGGGACACCCACTGCCAAGCTCCGGCAGGTCGCCGACGCCATGACAGTAGAGATGCACGCCGGACTTGCTTCTGAAGGTGGCAGTAAACTTAAGATGCTTATCAGCTACGTTGACAACCTCCCCACCGG GGATGAGGAAGGGTTATTTTATGCATTGGACCTTGGTGGTACAAACTTCCGGGTACTACGTGTGCAATTAGGTGGACATGAAAAGCGTGTGGTCAAAAGAGAATTTCAAGAGGTTTCAATTCCTCCACACTTGATGGTCGGCTCAACAGAA GCATTGTTTGATTATATTGCTGGTGCACTGGCAAGATTTGTGGCTACAGAGGGTGAAGATCTTTGTCTTCCGCCTGGTAGGCAAAGGGAGCTGGGTTTCACCTTTTCATTCCCAGTTAGGCAATTATCTATAGCATCTGGGACTCTTATCAAATGGACAAAGGGCTTCTCAATAGAAGATACA GTTGGACAAGACGTCGTGGGAGAGTTATCAAAAGCAATGGAAAGGATTGGTCTTGATATGCGTGTGGCTGCTTTG GTCAACGATGCAGTTGGAACCTTAGCTGGAGGTCGATACAACAACCCAGATGTAATGGCTGCTGTTATCCTGGGTACAGGGACTAATGCAGCATATGTTGAGAGGGCACATGCAATTCCGAAGTGGCATGGCCTGCTGCCTAAATCAGGAGAGATG GTTATCAACATGGAATGGGGTAACTTTCGGTCATCACATCTTCCACTATCTGAGTATGATCAAGGGCTTGATGCTGAGAGTTTAAACCCTGGGGAACAG ATTTTTGAGAAGATTATATCTGGGATGTATTTAGGGGAAATTGTGCGTAGAGTACTATGCAGGATGGCTGAAGAAGCTGCCTTGTTTGGTGATGCTGTTCCTCCAAAGCTAAATATTCCTTTCATATTGAG GACCCCTGAGATGTCTGCAATACATCACGACACATCTTGTGATCTCAAAGTGGTTGGTGCAAAGCTAAAAGATATTTTAGAG ATTCCTAATTCTTCGCTTAAAGTACGGAAAGTAATGGTGGAGATATGCGATATTGTTGTCTCCCGTGGAGCACGCCTCTCTGCTGCTGGGATCCTGGGAATTCTCAAAAAATTGGGTAGAGATATTATAAAGGATGGAGAGAAGCAGAAGTCAGTTGTAGCTTTGGATGGCGGACTTTTCGAGCACTACGCAAAGTTCAGAAATTGTATGGACAGCACTCTTCAGGAATTGCTTGGAGATGCTTACGAGAATGTTTCAATTATCCACTCAAATGATGGTTCTGGCATTGGTGCTGCGCTCCTGGCTGCCTCTCATTCGCAATATCTCGAAGTAGAGGAATCCTGA